Proteins encoded within one genomic window of Lagenorhynchus albirostris chromosome 9, mLagAlb1.1, whole genome shotgun sequence:
- the BIRC3 gene encoding baculoviral IAP repeat-containing protein 3 has product MNIVENSVFLSNLMKSANIFELKYDFSCELYRMSTYSAFPAGVPVSERSLARAGFYYTGVNDKVKCFCCGLMLDNWKQGDNPIEKHKKLYPSCSFVQNLNSVNISGATSQPTFPSSVTNSTHSLLPSLENSGCFSGSYSSFPSNLLNSGPNQDFSALRISPYRCAMNTEKARLLTFQMWPLTFLSPTDLAKAGFYYIGPGDRVACFACGGKLSNWEPKDDAMSEHLRHFPNCPFLGSQLQGTSRYTVSNLSMQTYAARFKTFCNWPSSVPVHPEQLASAGFYYMGHSDDVKCFCCDGGLRCWESGDDPWVEHAKWFPRCEYLIRIKGQEFISRVQASYPHLLEQLLSTSDNPEDENAESPIIHFGPGENHSEDAVMMNTPVVKAALEMGFSRRLIKQTVQSKILTTGENYKTVSDLVLDLLNAEDEMREEEKERATEEKESDDLSLIRKNRMALFQRLTCALPILDSLLTARVITEQECDVIKQKTQTSLQARELIDTILVKGNFAATIFKNSLQEIDPMLYQHLFVQQDIKYIPTENVSDLPMEEQLRRLQEERTCKVCMDKEVSIVFIPCGHLVVCKDCAPSLRKCPICRGTIKGTVRTFLS; this is encoded by the exons ATGAACATAGTAGAAAATAGCGTATTCTtatcaaatttgatgaaaagtgCCAACATATTTGAATTGAAGTATGACTTTTCGTGTGAGCTGTACCGAATGTCTACCTATTCGGCTTTCCCCGCCGGTGTTCCTGTCTCAGAAAGGAGTCTTGCTCGTGCTGGTTTTTATTATACTGGTGTGAATGACAAGGTCAAATGCTTCTGTTGCGGACTGATGCTGGATAACTGGAAACAAGGAGATAATCCTATTGAAAAGCATAAAAAGTTGTATCCTAGCTGTAGCTTTGTTCAGAATCTAAATTCAGTTAACATCTCGGGAGCCACTTCTCAGCctacttttccttcttcagtAACAAATTCCACGCACTCATTACTTCCAAGTTTGGAAAACAGTGGCTGTTTCAGTGGCTCTTATTCAAGCTTTCCATCAAATCTTTTAAACTCTGGACCAAATCAAGATTTTTCTGCCTTGAGGATAAGTCCCTACCGTTGTGCAATGAATACCGAAAAAGCCAGATTACTTACTTTCCAGATGTGGCCATTGACTTTTCTGTCACCAACGGATCTGGCAAAAGCAGGCTTTTACTACATAGGACCTGGAGATAGAGTGGCCTGCTTTGCCTGTGGTGGAAAATTGAGCAACTGGGAACCAAAGGATGATGCTATGTCAGAACACCTGAGACATTTCCCCAACTGCCCATTTTTAGGAAGTCAGCTTCAAGGCACTTCAAGATACACTGTTTCTAATCTGAGCATGCAGACATATGCAGCCCGCTTCAAAACATTCTGTAACTGGCCCTCTAGTGTTCCAGTTCATCCTGAGCAGCTTGCAAGTGCAGGTTTTTATTATATGG GTCACAGTGATGATGTGAAATGCTTTTGCTGTGATGGTGGGCTGAGGTGTTGGGAATCTGGAGATGATCCATGGGTGGAACATGCCAAGTGGTTTCCAAG GTGTGAGTACTTGATACGAATTAAAGGACAAGAATTCATCAGTCGAGTTCAAGCCAGTTACCCTCATCTACTTGAACAG ctGTTATCTACTTCAGACAATCCAGaagatgaaaatgcagagtcACCAA TTATTCATTTTGGACCTGGAGAAAACCATTCAGAAGATGCAGTCATGATGAATACACCTGTTGTTAAAGCTGCTTTGGAAATGGGCTTTAGTAGAAGGCTGATAAAGCAGACAGTTCAGAGTAAAATCCTAACAACTGGAGAGAATTACAAAACTGTCAGTGATCTTGTATTAGATTTACTTAATGCAGAAGATGAaatgagggaagaggagaaagaaagagcaacTGAGGAAAAAGAATCAG ATGACCTATCATTAATCCGGAAGAATAGAATGGCACTTTTTCAACGTTTGACTTGTGCGCTTCCAATCCTGGATAGTCTACTAACTGCCAGAGTGATTACCGAGCAAGAATGTGATGTtattaaacaaaaaacacagacatCCTTACAAGCAAGAGAACTGATTGATACTATCTTAGTAAAAGGAAATTTTGCAGCCACCATATTCAAAAACTCTCTACAAGAAATTGACCCCATGTTATACCAGCATTTATTTG TGCAACAAGACATAAAATACATTCCCACAGAAAATGTTTCAG atTTACCAATGGAAGAACAATTGAGGAGACTACAAGAAGAAAGAACATGTAAAGTGTGTATGGACAAAGAAGTGTCCATAGTGTTTATTCCTTGCGGTCATCTAGTAGTTTGCAAAGATTGTGCCCCTTCTCTAAGAAAATGCCCTATTTGTAGAGGTACAATCAAGGGTACAGTTCGTACATTTCTTTCATGA